The genomic segment ACAGCCTTCGATGCGTCGTCGTTACCCGGGATCACGTAGTCGATGCCTTCCGGCGAGTGGTTCGTGTCGACCACTGCGATGACCGGAATACCGAGCTTGTTAGCTTCGGTGACAGCAATCTTGTGGTAACCAACGTCGACCACGAAAATTGCGTCAGGAATGCCGCCCATGTCCTTCACGCCGCCGATGGACTTTTGCAGCTTGGCCATTTCGCGTTCGAACAACAGAGCTTCCTTCTTGCTCATGCGCTCGGTTTCGCCTGCTTCCAGCGCTGCTTCCATGTCCTTCAGGCGCTTGATCGAAACCTTCAGCGTCTTGAAGTTGGTCAGCATACCGCCGAGCCAGCGTGCGTTGACGAACGGCATGCCTGCACGCTGCGCTTCTTCAGCGATCGTGTCACGCGATTGACGCTTCGTGCCGACAAACAGAATCGTGCCACGATTAGCTGCCAGTTGACGCGCGTACTTCAGCGCGTCGTTGTACATCGGCAGCGTCTTTTCGAGGTTGATAATGTGAATCTTGTTGCGATGACCGAAAATGAAGGGAGCCATCTTCGGGTTCCAGAAGCGCGTTTGGTGACCGAAGTGGACACCTGCTTCCAGCATTTGACGCATGGTAACTGCCATGAAAATCTCCGCGAGGGTTGGGTCTTAAGCCGGCTGCCGTATCGGCCGCGCCCGCCTTATCTTTGGCTGAACGCGACGGACACCCTGGGTGCGCCGGCTTGCGAGTCTGCTGCCTTGGTACTGCTTCTACCCCATGACGAAGGCAACGATCGTCACAAGAAGCCTTTCCTGCAGGCCAGAACTCTTAAAGAGCAATAAACCACGACATGGATCGACTTAGCCAAACATTATAGCACGTGACTATCGGCCGACTCAACCTGCCCCGGTTGTCCGTTTTGCCACCGCCGGGTTGCACCACAGACTCGCAGATCTAATAGTGTGTCGGGCAGATGTCGCGCGCATGAATCCGGCATAGCGCCGACGCGATATGGCGCAACCAGGACAAAGCGTGCCGCCGCGCCCGCGCAGCGATCTCACCGGAAAGCAGCCTGCAAAACGCGCCAACCCCGGCGCAAAAGCCTGCGGCAGCCGGAATATGGTGCGATAATCATGCAATAACTTGCATTTCAGGCCCGACTTATGGCTATTACGCTCAAAAACGAACACGATATCGCGCAGATGCGCGTCGCCTGCAAACTCGCGAGCGAAGTGCTCGACTACATCACGCCGTTCGTCAAGGCCGGCGTCACGACCGGCGAACTCGACCGCCTGTGTCACGAATACATGCTGAAGGAACAGGGCACCGTGCCCGCGCCGCTGAATTATCAGCCGCCCGGCTACCCGCCGTATCCGAAAGCCACCTGCATTTCCGTCAACGACGTGATCTGCCATGGCATTCCCGGCGAAAAAACGCTAAAAAACGGCGATGCGCTGAATATCGACATCACCGTCATTAAAGAAGGCTATTTCGGCGACACGAGCCGGATGTTTATCGTCGGCGAAGGGTCGATTCTGGCTAAACGGCTGGTTCAGACCACCTTCGAATGCATGTGGCTGGGTATCGATCAGGTGCGTCCCGGCGCGCATCTCGGCGACATCGGCTATGCGATCCAGAAGCATGCCGAAGCCCAAGGCTATAGCGTCGTGCGCGAATATTGCGGCCATGGCATCGGCACGGTCTTTCATGAAGACCCGCAAATTCTGCACTACGGCCGTCCCGGCACCGGTTTTGAGCTTCAG from the Paraburkholderia fungorum genome contains:
- the map gene encoding type I methionyl aminopeptidase gives rise to the protein MAITLKNEHDIAQMRVACKLASEVLDYITPFVKAGVTTGELDRLCHEYMLKEQGTVPAPLNYQPPGYPPYPKATCISVNDVICHGIPGEKTLKNGDALNIDITVIKEGYFGDTSRMFIVGEGSILAKRLVQTTFECMWLGIDQVRPGAHLGDIGYAIQKHAEAQGYSVVREYCGHGIGTVFHEDPQILHYGRPGTGFELQAGMIFTIEPMINAGRRDIRTMPDQWTVKTKDRSLSAQWEHTVLVTETGYDVLTVSAGTPARPPLVAATA
- the rpsB gene encoding 30S ribosomal protein S2 codes for the protein MAVTMRQMLEAGVHFGHQTRFWNPKMAPFIFGHRNKIHIINLEKTLPMYNDALKYARQLAANRGTILFVGTKRQSRDTIAEEAQRAGMPFVNARWLGGMLTNFKTLKVSIKRLKDMEAALEAGETERMSKKEALLFEREMAKLQKSIGGVKDMGGIPDAIFVVDVGYHKIAVTEANKLGIPVIAVVDTNHSPEGIDYVIPGNDDASKAVALYTAGVADAILEGRANSVNEVVQAARGDNGDEFVEVNSEA